Within Triticum aestivum cultivar Chinese Spring unplaced genomic scaffold, IWGSC CS RefSeq v2.1 scaffold40148, whole genome shotgun sequence, the genomic segment GACTGGTCACTCGACGGGTTCACCAACGCGTCCAGCACCAACGCCAGTTTCAGCACCAGGGTCTCCTTCGCTCAGGTGGCGGCCTCCAAGATCGCCCAGGGCGCTACCCCGGAGGCCAAGTACGACTCCTTCGTGGCCATTTTCGGCGAGTCGCTCCGCATCATCGCCGGCATCCTTGAGGTCCACGCCGTCAAGCCCGCCCGCGAGGAAGTCAAGGGGCCGATCCCTGCCGGGGAGCTCAAGGCCATTGACCAGATCGACACCGCCTTCAGGACTGCAGCCACCGCCGCCGATGCTGCCCCAGCCAAGGATAAGTCCACTGTCTTTGACTCCGCCTTCAGCAAGGCCATCAAGGAGACGATGGGCGGTGCATACGAGGCCTACAAGTTCGTCCCCGCCCTCGAGTCCGCCGTCAAGAAGACCTACGCCTTTTTTGTTCCTGATAGGCCCCAGGACAAGAACATGGTCTTTGAGAACGCCCTGACCGACACCATCATCGCCCTGGCCTCCgcggccgccgcccccgcccccactcccgccgccgcccccggTGGCGACAAAGTCTGAGCTCATTGTTACCTACTACTGCACGCATGTATGCATATGCGCATACATGACTGTGGCGACCAGGTATTTTGATCGACGATCAAAATCAATTCTTGGTTTTCGTTTCATGCACTCGAGACCGACGACTTCTTAATTGCTAACTGGGAAAAGTCTGAAAATAAACCTTGATTTTGTAATTCAAGTCGAAAATGAAGTCTTGAACTTcaaatccctgaaatcagcacaatGCCTTATCTAGTCCCGGCTTACCCCGGCCCTTTTTGGCTGAGAAGGCGTTTGTTTCCGCCGGGGTTGCACACCATGACAgagactagtggttggggcgcgccCTGGCGCGCTGCTTGAGTGGTAGCTGGGCGGTGCCAGGTAGGACGCGCCCTTTCCACCGTCCTATCTGTACTAATGCGCCTATGTGATGTTTGTGTCAAGGAACTGATATTTGAAACAGAGCAAAGCAGCAGAAATGAACAGATATACATGAGTCGCATTAT encodes:
- the LOC123175863 gene encoding pollen allergen KBG 41 — its product is MAVQQCTVALFVAVAIVAGSAISYAAEAGHAPAGAQPKATTEEQKLIEKANNAFKAAVAAAAVVPPTDKDKCFHTTFIQNFGDWSLDGFTNASSTNASFSTRVSFAQVAASKIAQGATPEAKYDSFVAIFGESLRIIAGILEVHAVKPAREEVKGPIPAGELKAIDQIDTAFRTAATAADAAPAKDKSTVFDSAFSKAIKETMGGAYEAYKFVPALESAVKKTYAFFVPDRPQDKNMVFENALTDTIIALASAAAAPAPTPAAAPGGDKV